Genomic segment of Pochonia chlamydosporia 170 chromosome 1, whole genome shotgun sequence:
gTTATAGGTGCTTGATTCGAGTCAACGCTTGATGACATCACCTGTGACATAGACTGACAGCTCTATTCCAGATATTGGTGGCTCTGCCTCACAGAACCAATCTCCGCCCGGCACGCCTACCTGTGAGTGCTTGTTCCTCTTGTGCATTCTAGCAATCTCGTTTTTCCGATCCTTAGCGTGAAGTTATTTACGCGGCCTTTGCGCCAACCTGCGCGGGTTATGTTCGTGTTCCACCAGTCGTCTACACCGGCGTGCTACGTCTTGTTCACATTTGTGGACCACAAGACTGAGTCTGGATTCCGATTACATTGCACGGTTACTCCTCTTGTCGGCTGGTATCCACCTTTGGACACTCTGCCAGCTGTGTGGTCAGGCAAGCGGTAGGAAAATAACCGCAATGAATATCACCCAACAGCTTGTgactggcctggctgcaACTTCGTCCTATGTATATATAGCAGTAGTACCTGCGGAATCTGCATGAAAGTATTTCACCCTCTTATTTACTAATGGGTTTGCAGCACAAGCACCGCCACCCCAACCAAAAACTCCTGTTGTAACAGGGGGCCGCTCATCCAAGATGGATCCATACTCCGGATATCACGATGTCTGGGACAGCCCGTCGTCAATCTCGTTACCGAGTAGGAAGAGAGATCTTCGAGCGAGCGACCCTTTCACGATGAATAGTCAAAATAAGTCAAGACGAACGACTCCGAATCCTGCTGGCGACCGTGCTTCTACTCCTTCGAGGCTAGGAAGGGAATCAGATGGCATCGAATTCATTGACATTATTGATCTCACTGGGTATGAATGTTCCCTCATCTGCGAAAGAAATTTATCAGAATTTTAACGTCAACAGTGACGATGTCGACTTCGATTCCTCCGTGGTCGCCGAACAAATTCGACAGCAACAGCGTCACGAACAAGAAAATAGAGACATGCCGATGGCTATGCAATTTTCCAGTCAATATTCCCCGGTtccctcatcgtcttcgaACGCAAATGCGTCCGAACCATACGCATTTGTCAGACTCATGGCTACGCAACGAGCTAATTCACGAGGGCGAACAAGCTGGGACTGGCAGTCTCTGCCATCCTCCAGCACTCAGACGCCGGTGCCATCGGGCGAAACGATGAGAGCCTCAATGCCAGGTTCCTGGGACAACCCAAGTCCTTGGGATAGACGTCCGCTTATTAGTCACGCTCCTCTGCCTAGCAATGCAGTGAAAGCTGTCAGTAGGCATTCGATCGGTGCAACTGGCCAGCGACCTTCGGGGTACGGTACTCAATCCGGGAACCCACGACATGTTTCGCGAAACAGCCAATTTTCTAGCCCGGCGCTGAGGAATGTCTTTCAGCCCACACCATCTCCAAGACCACCGTTTTTCGGCGTACCATGGCACCCAGGTGATAATGGGTCTACTATTTCAAACGCCATTGAAAGAACAAGCATGATTGACCATGCTAACGTGCAGGACGCGTTCGGTAATCCACTACATGGTCGTCTGGCGCGTGTTCTCGACGATGATTATGAGTCACCAGTAACAGGAAAGGAATTAGATGACTTGTTGAAGAACATCCGTCCCGACATAGATATTCCAGAGCATAACCGAGGCGTTGGTCCGCCGGGGCTTAAGTATCCGCTGTACAGACACCAAGAGGTTGCGCTTACTTGGATGAAACAAATGGAAGAGGGCACCAACAAGGGGGGAATTCTGGCAGATGACATGGGACTGGGAAAGACGATTTCCACACTGGGCCTCATGCTTGCCAACCTCGCTACCTCTCGTCCAAAGGTAATTCTTGTAGCTCTTTCGAATAAACACGGTATGTTCTGACACGCTGCAGACAAATCTGATTATCGGACCACTTTCGTTGATGCGCCAATGGGAAGAGGAAATCagcaaaaagacaaaacTAGCACATCGGTTGTCAGTGTTCGTATATCACGGCAAGAAAGCGTCGACAGATGACCTCCTGAAGTATGACGTGGTAATCACCACCTATGGTACCTTGGCACAGGAACTCAGGCGCCGTGAGAAGTTTATTGAGGAGAACAAAGATAGGAAGATCAACTTTAATGACAAATCATGTGCGGTTAAGTTTCCCTTGCTACATCCAGAGAAAGCCATCTTTCACCGCATCATTCTGGACGAAGCGCAGTGCATTAAAAATCGGAGTACACAAACAGCAAAAGCCTGCCACAGCTTGAGGGCTACGTATAGGTGGTGTTTGACTGGTACACcgatgatgaatgggatcCTTGAGCTATATTCACTCTTGAAGTTCCTCCGCATAAAACCTTACAACGCTTGGGAGAACTTCCGTCAGGTATGCAGCCAAATGTGTCGTCGGCTTCTTTATTCGAACTAACGCATAGCATAGACTTTTGGCGTATTGTTCGGCCAAAAAGGTGACCCTAAGAGCATAGCGATGAGCAAGCTCAGAGCACTGCTCAAAGCGATTATGATGCGTCGAAAGAAAGACTCAAAGCTCGAAGGGAAGCCTATTTTGCAACTTCCCGAGAAGAGAGAGCATATCGTGTATGCGAAACTGTCAACGGACGAGCGAGACTTTTACAAACAGCTCGAACAGCATGCTCATGTGCTGTTCAGCAAGTATCTGCGAGAGGGAAGTGTTGGTAGGAATTATTCCAACATCCTCGTATTGCTCCTTCGACTTCGTCAAGCTTGctgtcatcctcatctcaATTTggacgttgacgatgccgtCAGCCCCATTACCGATGCTGATGTGGAGAAGTTTGTGAAGGAACTGGACGTATCTATTGTACAAAGGATCA
This window contains:
- a CDS encoding SWI/SNF family DNA-dependent ATPase Ris1 (similar to Neosartorya fischeri NRRL 181 XP_001258467.1) — encoded protein: MDYREYYFYHRPTWDIEAQARGEVEEKFEEPVIDLVVPERARLAEILCFQPKDLTEEQISCARIEAVDLMVALCDKRDAGRAGQARSRPPRLPRVQQFIKEESPAFAAWCEPDLFPLLMDASQCPDCIGDERLIAAERTFEWCRPTIRNDHFDDQHLTDREAIAQRGEALVWVEMAELSVMEDGIEKVMDELTVQQVMLSSMEGLAWDGVEAERNDIIQEIERLKHLLKKLKKDRARDENGDDIGGSASQNQSPPGTPTSQAPPPQPKTPVVTGGRSSKMDPYSGYHDVWDSPSSISLPSRKRDLRASDPFTMNSQNKSRRTTPNPAGDRASTPSRLGRESDGIEFIDIIDLTGDDVDFDSSVVAEQIRQQQRHEQENRDMPMAMQFSSQYSPVPSSSSNANASEPYAFVRLMATQRANSRGRTSWDWQSLPSSSTQTPVPSGETMRASMPGSWDNPSPWDRRPLISHAPLPSNAVKAVSRHSIGATGQRPSGYGTQSGNPRHVSRNSQFSSPALRNVFQPTPSPRPPFFGVPWHPGDNGSTISNAIERTSMIDHANVQDAFGNPLHGRLARVLDDDYESPVTGKELDDLLKNIRPDIDIPEHNRGVGPPGLKYPLYRHQEVALTWMKQMEEGTNKGGILADDMGLGKTISTLGLMLANLATSRPKTNLIIGPLSLMRQWEEEISKKTKLAHRLSVFVYHGKKASTDDLLKYDVVITTYGTLAQELRRREKFIEENKDRKINFNDKSCAVKFPLLHPEKAIFHRIILDEAQCIKNRSTQTAKACHSLRATYRWCLTGTPMMNGILELYSLLKFLRIKPYNAWENFRQTFGVLFGQKGDPKSIAMSKLRALLKAIMMRRKKDSKLEGKPILQLPEKREHIVYAKLSTDERDFYKQLEQHAHVLFSKYLREGSVGRNYSNILVLLLRLRQACCHPHLNLDVDDAVSPITDADVEKFVKELDVSIVQRIKSVEAFECPICYDAVRSPSFFVPCGHDSCKDCLSRIVDTAISQNLHEGNESDRAKCPVCRGVFEPRKCFTYELFKKVHMPETAEKVGKIEPVDDESSDEEEDSSEEDDATDEVNSKGTLKGFVVDDDDEEELADIDVLKKEASALESKERKKSKMAQRKEKGKIKAKMPEVKPSMLKSLRVEAAKNRQAYKRYMRYLRTTWMPAAKVTECMNLLKEIQETGEKTIAFSQWTLLLDLLEVAMWHDKFPHKPLRYDGGMSGDQRATAACNFRDIPDNKVMLVSLRAGNAGLNLTVATRVIIMDPFWNPYIEMQAIDRTYRIGQQKEVEVYRILTQETVEDRIVALQNKKKEIVEAALDEAESMKIGRLGESELKFLFNSHG